From a region of the Methanothermobacter tenebrarum genome:
- the argS gene encoding arginine--tRNA ligase, which yields MIKTVEDLARKSLKKAISSLDYPMVDIRFEEPPNPELGDLATTISFELASKLKKNPVEISKTIIGMVKLPKFFERVEANGPYINFFIDYQSFSRELLNSIDEDYGRLSKKSEKVILEHTSANPNGPLHIGHIRNAIIGDSLARILKFAGYNVETHYYVNDMGRQIAMIVWGLLNLQKNLADYHGDKWDHKIGRLYFEVNQYLEKNPKLKDEIDELIRSYENGELEKIFQEVVKKCLQGIKETLKELHIKHDKFIWESKFVRDGSVKNVLEKLKKTHYIREDDVLYLDLEDFDIDKELILTRSDGTSLYSTRDLAYHLYKSNNCDIVIDILGSDHKLAVRQIEAAMELLGGKRPEVIFYEFITLPEGSMSTRRGVFVSVDDLLDEARSRAVKEIKKRRKDLKMAEIEDIADKVGVGAIRYYIARLSPEKHLVFKWDEALNFEMGCASIQYAHARACKLLKKALFNNDVKIEGEWAPDETEKDVIRLLAKFPKVVEESAKTRRVHLIAQYLQELANAFNKFYKFSPVIGSEFEGARLIIVDRVRKTIKNGLKLLGIEAPTMM from the coding sequence ATGATAAAAACAGTGGAAGATTTGGCGAGAAAATCGTTAAAAAAAGCCATTTCAAGCCTCGATTACCCCATGGTTGATATAAGATTTGAAGAACCCCCCAACCCTGAACTGGGAGATCTTGCGACAACAATATCCTTCGAACTTGCAAGTAAATTAAAAAAGAATCCTGTTGAAATCAGCAAAACAATAATAGGGATGGTAAAGTTACCCAAATTCTTTGAAAGAGTAGAAGCAAATGGCCCATATATAAACTTTTTTATAGATTATCAGAGTTTTTCAAGGGAACTGTTAAATTCCATAGATGAAGATTATGGTAGATTATCTAAAAAAAGTGAAAAAGTCATTTTAGAACACACGTCTGCTAATCCCAACGGACCCCTACATATTGGACATATAAGAAATGCTATTATAGGTGATTCCCTTGCAAGGATACTTAAATTTGCAGGTTATAATGTTGAAACCCATTATTACGTAAATGATATGGGTAGACAAATAGCCATGATAGTATGGGGCCTTCTTAATCTCCAAAAAAATTTGGCAGATTATCATGGAGACAAATGGGATCATAAAATCGGCAGATTATACTTTGAAGTCAATCAGTACCTTGAAAAAAATCCAAAATTAAAAGATGAAATCGATGAACTCATAAGATCCTATGAGAACGGAGAACTAGAAAAGATCTTCCAAGAGGTTGTTAAAAAATGCCTCCAAGGTATAAAAGAGACGCTCAAAGAACTCCATATTAAACATGACAAATTTATCTGGGAAAGCAAATTTGTAAGGGACGGATCAGTCAAAAATGTCCTTGAGAAACTGAAAAAGACCCACTACATCCGAGAAGATGATGTCTTATATCTCGACTTGGAAGATTTCGACATTGATAAGGAGCTTATATTAACCCGCTCGGATGGCACCTCACTTTACTCCACCCGAGACCTCGCATACCACTTATACAAGTCAAATAATTGTGACATAGTTATTGACATCCTCGGATCTGACCATAAATTAGCCGTTAGACAAATAGAGGCGGCTATGGAATTACTCGGCGGTAAAAGACCAGAAGTTATATTCTACGAATTCATAACACTCCCAGAAGGTTCAATGTCCACCCGTAGAGGTGTTTTCGTATCAGTAGACGATCTCTTGGATGAAGCCAGATCACGGGCGGTCAAAGAAATAAAAAAGAGAAGAAAGGATTTAAAAATGGCTGAAATTGAGGATATCGCCGATAAGGTAGGTGTAGGTGCCATAAGATATTATATTGCAAGATTATCCCCAGAGAAACATCTTGTTTTCAAATGGGATGAGGCATTAAATTTTGAAATGGGTTGTGCATCAATCCAATACGCCCATGCAAGGGCATGCAAATTACTCAAAAAAGCCCTGTTCAATAATGATGTTAAAATAGAAGGGGAATGGGCACCTGATGAAACGGAAAAAGATGTTATAAGATTGTTAGCCAAATTCCCAAAGGTTGTTGAGGAATCTGCGAAAACTAGACGTGTTCATTTAATAGCTCAATACTTGCAAGAGCTTGCAAATGCATTTAACAAATTCTACAAGTTCTCACCAGTAATCGGATCAGAATTTGAAGGAGCGCGCCTAATCATAGTTGACAGGGTCCGGAAAACTATCAAAAATGGGCTAAAACTCCTCGGGATAGAAGCGCCTACTATGATGTGA
- a CDS encoding signal peptidase I: MKDHLELVTYIVILLVAVILSQHMNVVVSGSMEPVFYRGDIVIVQKSDFLGIREFDPLDVKKGDIIIYNANWFPEPVIHRIIDIKKDENGVYYITKGDNNPVPDPEKVRPSQVTARVIKIDNHLLIIPKIGYITLWIKGL; encoded by the coding sequence TTGAAAGATCATCTAGAACTAGTAACATATATCGTAATATTATTAGTGGCGGTGATACTTTCACAGCATATGAACGTGGTTGTTTCAGGTAGCATGGAGCCCGTATTTTACCGTGGAGACATTGTTATAGTCCAAAAAAGCGACTTTCTCGGAATCCGGGAATTCGATCCCTTGGATGTTAAAAAGGGTGATATTATAATATATAATGCCAATTGGTTCCCCGAGCCTGTTATACACAGGATTATAGATATAAAGAAGGATGAGAATGGAGTATATTATATAACTAAGGGTGATAACAATCCTGTTCCAGACCCTGAAAAGGTAAGACCATCACAAGTAACAGCCCGTGTAATCAAAATAGACAATCACCTCCTTATAATACCAAAGATAGGATACATAACCTTGTGGATAAAAGGATTATAG
- the ilvD gene encoding dihydroxy-acid dehydratase, protein MRSDEIKKGFERAPHRSLLRACGLTDEDFKKPFIGIANSYTNIVPGHLHLKSLAEAVKAGVNQAGGIPFEFHTMAICDGIAMNHDGMRYSLASREIIADTVESMIQAHRLDGLILLSSCDKIVPGMLMAAARLNIPSIAVTGGPMLPGECQGKNVDLINVYEGVGALKEGRISPKDLEELEKCACPGPGSCAGLFTANSMACLTEAIGMSLPGCATVHAIDSKKLQIARLSGARIVEMVKEDLRPADIMTQEAFENAIAVDVALGGSTNTTLHLPAIAAELDNVDVNLDLFDELSKKIPHIAAISPASENHMIDLERAGGIPAVLKVLEERINLNVITCTGKTLKENIKNAKVKDPNIIRPLDDPIHKQGGIAVLKGNLAPRGSVVKQAAVKDDMLTYSGTAKVFNSEEECVKAIFDGEIEEGCVIVIRYEGPKGGPGMREMLNPTSAIAGMGFEKVALITDGRFSGGTRGPCIGHISPEAAEGGPIAALEDGDIIEINIPKRRLNVKLSDDEIKERLAKVEQPTRKVKGWLRRYQKLATSADKGAILRS, encoded by the coding sequence ATGAGAAGTGACGAGATTAAAAAAGGATTTGAAAGAGCCCCTCACCGTTCACTACTAAGGGCTTGCGGATTAACAGATGAAGATTTCAAAAAACCTTTCATTGGGATAGCGAACAGTTACACTAACATAGTACCGGGACACCTCCACCTTAAAAGCTTAGCAGAGGCTGTAAAAGCTGGTGTGAACCAAGCAGGTGGTATACCATTCGAATTCCATACCATGGCAATATGTGATGGTATAGCAATGAACCATGATGGAATGCGCTACTCACTCGCCTCAAGAGAGATAATAGCAGACACCGTTGAAAGCATGATCCAAGCACACCGCCTAGATGGTTTAATACTCCTCTCATCCTGTGACAAGATAGTCCCTGGCATGTTAATGGCCGCAGCCAGACTCAACATTCCAAGCATAGCTGTTACAGGAGGTCCCATGCTCCCAGGAGAATGCCAAGGAAAAAATGTCGACCTTATAAACGTATATGAGGGTGTTGGCGCCCTTAAAGAGGGTAGAATAAGCCCCAAGGACCTTGAAGAGTTAGAGAAGTGTGCTTGTCCAGGGCCTGGATCATGCGCTGGCCTATTCACTGCAAATAGTATGGCTTGTCTTACCGAGGCCATTGGCATGAGCCTTCCTGGCTGTGCCACAGTCCACGCCATAGACTCCAAAAAATTACAGATCGCACGCCTTTCAGGTGCCAGGATTGTTGAAATGGTGAAGGAGGATCTCCGCCCAGCGGATATAATGACCCAAGAGGCCTTTGAAAATGCAATTGCTGTGGATGTTGCTCTCGGAGGTTCAACAAATACTACACTTCATCTGCCCGCCATCGCAGCCGAACTCGATAATGTTGATGTAAACCTAGATTTATTCGATGAACTAAGCAAGAAAATACCCCATATAGCTGCAATATCCCCTGCAAGTGAAAATCATATGATAGACCTTGAAAGAGCTGGAGGTATACCAGCCGTACTAAAAGTCCTAGAGGAGAGAATAAACTTAAACGTGATTACGTGCACTGGTAAAACTTTAAAAGAAAATATAAAAAATGCAAAGGTGAAAGATCCGAATATTATCAGGCCATTAGATGATCCCATACACAAACAAGGTGGTATCGCCGTTTTGAAGGGTAATTTAGCCCCCAGGGGGTCGGTGGTTAAACAAGCAGCTGTCAAAGATGATATGTTAACCTATAGTGGAACTGCAAAAGTATTTAACAGCGAAGAAGAATGTGTCAAGGCAATCTTTGATGGTGAAATAGAAGAAGGATGCGTTATAGTTATAAGATATGAAGGGCCTAAAGGCGGTCCTGGTATGAGGGAGATGCTCAATCCAACCTCGGCCATAGCAGGGATGGGATTTGAAAAAGTGGCCCTTATAACAGATGGAAGATTTTCAGGGGGCACCAGGGGACCGTGCATAGGACATATATCACCAGAGGCTGCTGAAGGCGGTCCAATCGCCGCCCTAGAGGATGGGGATATAATAGAGATAAACATTCCAAAAAGAAGGCTAAATGTTAAACTCTCAGATGATGAAATAAAGGAGAGGCTTGCCAAAGTCGAACAACCAACCCGTAAGGTTAAAGGGTGGCTTAGAAGATACCAGAAACTTGCAACCTCTGCTGATAAAGGAGCTATATTAAGAAGTTAA
- a CDS encoding MgtC/SapB family protein: MESLILRILISLGIGALIGIERERRRKNSEFAGIRTFMLMALLGTLSFYVSEVFPYFLLVAFIGLVALIVASYIMSTKDDGDIGLTSEVAALLTFVLGAICAWGDGYKLAPIVAIIITALLALKKYLHLFAKRISEKEMIDTLKFLVVAFVILPLLPNTYMGPFNVFNPYQIWLMVVFISGISYAGYIAMKIIGPERGLSITGIIGGLVSSTAVVTAMAGRVKESKGVMRAAVFASVVASSMMFFRILFEVMVINPGLLTFLSLPLLTMGIIGIVLGLGLLRSPDENVKSEVKLKNPFSLRPAFIFGALFMMILFTAKAANIYIGNMGVYLAGLISGIADVDAITVSMAILSRNNMISPYTAITTITLASISNTLVKFGIALLFGTKSFGKRIGVIFATMILAGLIIILLVGFRYMGL; the protein is encoded by the coding sequence ATGGAATCTTTGATTTTAAGAATCCTTATATCCCTTGGCATAGGCGCCCTTATTGGTATTGAGAGGGAGAGACGTAGAAAAAATTCTGAATTTGCAGGTATACGGACTTTCATGTTAATGGCTCTTTTGGGGACATTATCATTTTATGTTTCAGAAGTTTTCCCATATTTTTTGCTTGTGGCATTTATAGGACTTGTTGCTCTTATAGTTGCGAGTTATATTATGAGTACGAAGGATGATGGTGATATTGGACTTACAAGTGAAGTTGCGGCGCTTTTGACATTTGTACTTGGTGCCATCTGCGCATGGGGTGATGGTTACAAGCTTGCACCGATAGTGGCGATTATCATAACAGCATTACTCGCCCTTAAAAAGTATTTACATTTATTCGCCAAGCGCATAAGTGAAAAGGAGATGATAGACACCCTAAAATTTCTAGTAGTTGCATTTGTGATATTACCATTACTTCCCAACACTTATATGGGTCCTTTTAATGTTTTTAATCCGTATCAGATATGGTTAATGGTTGTTTTTATTTCAGGTATAAGCTATGCAGGGTATATTGCCATGAAAATAATAGGCCCTGAGAGGGGCCTTAGTATTACAGGGATCATTGGGGGTCTTGTATCCAGCACAGCTGTTGTAACAGCTATGGCCGGGCGGGTGAAGGAATCAAAGGGTGTTATGAGGGCTGCTGTATTTGCATCTGTTGTTGCAAGTTCTATGATGTTTTTCAGGATATTATTCGAAGTCATGGTTATAAATCCTGGACTTTTAACATTCCTTTCATTGCCACTCCTTACTATGGGTATTATTGGAATAGTTCTTGGTTTGGGTTTGCTTAGAAGTCCGGATGAAAATGTGAAATCTGAGGTGAAATTGAAGAACCCATTCTCACTAAGACCAGCATTTATTTTCGGAGCCCTCTTTATGATGATACTTTTCACGGCGAAGGCTGCCAATATCTATATAGGGAATATGGGAGTCTATTTAGCAGGTTTGATATCAGGCATTGCCGACGTTGACGCCATCACAGTAAGCATGGCCATTCTCTCCAGGAATAATATGATATCACCATATACTGCGATAACTACAATAACACTTGCAAGCATCTCCAATACCCTTGTAAAGTTTGGAATAGCTCTATTATTTGGCACGAAGAGTTTTGGAAAAAGAATAGGGGTAATATTCGCTACTATGATACTTGCAGGGCTAATTATAATCCTCTTAGTTGGTTTTCGCTACATGGGGCTATGA
- a CDS encoding cupin domain-containing protein, translating into MEDLKGKVLKLKELIDYQDGAVVSREIIRRDTGTVTIFAFDKGQGLSEHTAPFDAMVQIIDGKAEITISGKKHVLEAGEMIIMPANEPHALYAMEPYKMVLTMIKS; encoded by the coding sequence TTGGAGGATTTAAAAGGAAAAGTCTTGAAGTTGAAAGAGCTGATAGATTATCAGGATGGTGCGGTCGTAAGTCGTGAAATCATAAGACGTGATACAGGTACAGTTACAATATTCGCCTTCGACAAAGGACAAGGCTTAAGTGAGCATACGGCACCATTTGATGCCATGGTCCAGATCATCGACGGCAAGGCTGAGATAACAATAAGTGGCAAAAAACATGTGCTAGAAGCCGGGGAAATGATCATTATGCCGGCCAACGAACCACACGCATTATATGCAATGGAACCGTACAAGATGGTACTCACCATGATAAAATCATAG
- the hcp gene encoding hydroxylamine reductase, producing MKYRCKVCDYIYDPEKGDPSQGIKPGTPFEDLPEDWICPICGVGKDQFVPLKEEGPIPRVEDIQMFCYQCSQTAKGKACTIRGVCGKEPTVARLQDNLLFVIKGISAYLYHARELGYSDNEIDAFLERGFYSTLTNVNFDSEEFIKLALEAGKMNIKTMKLLKRAHIDNYGEPKPTKVEVGASSGPGIIVTGHSLKALEELLKQTKNTGINIYTHSELLPAHGYPGLKKYEHLKGQLGGPWFDQKETFSKYQIAILGTSNCVLLPKDEYKDRMFTSGVAKLPGVEYIEDYDFTPLIDKALELPSLKEEEEKKTFTTGFGASTILSLSNKIKELVEDGKIGRFFLVGGCDSPLPQAKYYREFVSKLPDDTIILTLACGKYRFNDMNLGDIEGIPRLIDLGQCNDAIVAIEIVEALSKIFNMEIDELPLNIVLSWMEQKATAILWSLLALNMKGMYVGPILPGWANDDIKKFLVEKYDLKLISKPEKDMREMLR from the coding sequence ATGAAATATCGCTGTAAAGTATGTGATTATATCTATGATCCAGAGAAGGGCGATCCTAGCCAGGGTATAAAACCTGGAACGCCCTTTGAGGATCTGCCAGAGGATTGGATTTGTCCAATCTGTGGGGTTGGAAAAGACCAATTCGTGCCATTAAAAGAGGAAGGACCCATTCCAAGGGTAGAAGATATTCAAATGTTTTGCTACCAATGCTCTCAGACAGCAAAGGGGAAGGCTTGCACAATAAGGGGAGTTTGTGGAAAAGAGCCAACAGTTGCAAGATTACAAGACAACTTATTATTTGTCATAAAAGGAATTTCCGCCTATCTTTACCATGCGAGAGAACTAGGATATAGTGACAATGAAATAGACGCATTTCTTGAAAGAGGATTCTATTCTACCCTAACAAATGTCAATTTCGACTCAGAAGAATTTATAAAACTTGCACTTGAAGCGGGAAAGATGAACATAAAAACAATGAAGCTTTTAAAAAGGGCCCACATAGACAATTATGGCGAACCAAAACCCACAAAAGTGGAAGTTGGAGCATCCTCCGGGCCAGGAATCATAGTAACAGGGCACAGTTTAAAAGCACTCGAAGAATTATTAAAACAGACAAAAAATACAGGTATAAACATTTACACCCATTCTGAGCTTTTACCAGCTCATGGCTACCCTGGCTTGAAAAAATATGAACATTTGAAGGGGCAGCTTGGCGGTCCATGGTTTGATCAAAAAGAAACATTTTCAAAATATCAAATTGCAATACTTGGAACATCAAATTGCGTACTCCTCCCAAAGGATGAGTATAAGGACAGAATGTTCACATCTGGTGTTGCAAAACTCCCAGGAGTAGAGTACATTGAAGATTATGATTTCACACCATTAATTGATAAAGCCCTTGAATTACCATCACTAAAAGAAGAAGAGGAAAAGAAAACATTTACAACTGGTTTCGGCGCTTCAACCATACTATCATTATCTAACAAGATAAAAGAGCTTGTAGAGGATGGTAAGATCGGAAGATTCTTCTTGGTTGGTGGATGCGACTCCCCACTCCCCCAAGCGAAATATTATAGAGAATTCGTAAGTAAACTCCCAGATGATACCATTATATTGACACTCGCTTGTGGAAAATACCGTTTCAACGACATGAACCTTGGGGATATAGAGGGAATACCACGTCTTATAGACCTTGGACAATGTAACGATGCCATAGTAGCAATAGAAATCGTAGAAGCCCTCAGCAAAATATTCAACATGGAAATAGATGAACTACCACTTAACATTGTCCTAAGTTGGATGGAGCAAAAAGCAACAGCCATACTCTGGAGCTTACTCGCACTAAACATGAAAGGAATGTATGTCGGCCCCATACTCCCAGGTTGGGCTAACGATGACATCAAAAAATTCCTAGTGGAAAAATATGATCTGAAACTTATAAGCAAGCCTGAAAAGGACATGAGGGAAATGTTAAGGTGA
- a CDS encoding threonine--tRNA ligase, with product MRILLIHADYLKYNVRDKTSIAEDIPEKMMEGSFKESLVVFTAIEKEDETNPEAVIKNAIKEIKEVFNKVKAEKIVIYPYAHLSSSLSSPEMAKKILKSMETALENEGFNVSRVPFGWYKAFKISCKGHPLSELSRTIKAEPKREKIAKEEIESKWFIIKNGKLMDPKDFEFKSKNFKSLVDYELGVLETKGGEPPHVKLMKEKNLADYEPSADIGHLRWYPKGRLIRDLLADYVYKLVTSEGAMPVETPIMYDLEDKAIRVHAEKFGERQYRMKNKKELMLRYACCFGAFRILSDSFLTWKNLPVRVYELSTYSFRLEKKGEVVGLKRLRGFTMPDLHTVCRDMGQALEEFEKQVEICLRTSRDFEVDYEVIFRATEDFYNSYRDWILSLVEKVGKPILLELLPERKHYWIAKMDFAAIDYLGRPIENPTVQIDVESGERFDITFLEEDGADRNPIILHCSPTGSIERVICSLLEKAAIEMEKRPPMFPVWLSPTQVRIIAVAERHVDYSMKIADKIRDEGIRVDVDDRPESVGKKIRDAAKEWIPYVIVVGDRELESAEFSVNIRKTGAKEIFKLGDFISMVKNEVKGMPFRPLTLPVRVSERINF from the coding sequence ATGAGAATACTTTTAATCCACGCGGATTATCTAAAATACAATGTACGGGATAAAACAAGTATAGCAGAGGATATACCAGAGAAGATGATGGAAGGGTCCTTCAAAGAATCTTTAGTAGTTTTCACAGCAATTGAAAAAGAAGATGAAACCAACCCAGAGGCTGTGATCAAAAATGCCATCAAAGAGATAAAAGAGGTTTTTAACAAAGTTAAAGCCGAGAAAATCGTCATATACCCTTATGCTCACCTTAGTTCATCCTTAAGCTCGCCCGAAATGGCGAAAAAAATCCTAAAAAGCATGGAAACTGCCTTGGAAAATGAAGGATTCAATGTTTCAAGAGTACCATTCGGATGGTACAAGGCATTCAAGATATCATGTAAAGGCCATCCACTCTCGGAACTTTCAAGGACAATAAAAGCAGAACCTAAAAGAGAAAAAATAGCCAAGGAAGAAATAGAATCCAAATGGTTCATAATCAAAAATGGAAAACTTATGGATCCCAAAGATTTTGAATTCAAAAGCAAGAATTTCAAATCCCTTGTAGACTACGAGTTAGGAGTCTTGGAAACTAAAGGAGGAGAACCACCCCATGTTAAACTCATGAAGGAAAAAAACTTGGCTGATTATGAACCTTCTGCTGATATTGGACACCTCCGCTGGTACCCAAAGGGACGTCTTATAAGGGATCTCCTAGCAGATTACGTATATAAACTCGTAACATCGGAGGGTGCCATGCCTGTGGAAACGCCAATAATGTACGACCTTGAAGACAAAGCAATAAGAGTGCACGCTGAAAAGTTTGGGGAAAGACAATACAGGATGAAAAACAAAAAAGAATTAATGTTAAGATATGCTTGTTGTTTCGGGGCCTTCAGGATATTATCAGACTCGTTTTTAACATGGAAAAACCTCCCTGTTCGCGTCTATGAACTTTCAACTTACAGTTTCAGACTAGAAAAGAAGGGAGAAGTTGTTGGTCTTAAGCGACTTAGAGGTTTCACTATGCCAGATCTTCACACAGTATGTAGGGACATGGGCCAAGCACTTGAAGAGTTTGAGAAGCAAGTTGAAATTTGTCTTAGAACTTCCAGGGATTTTGAAGTGGACTATGAGGTGATATTCAGGGCTACAGAGGATTTCTATAATAGTTACAGGGATTGGATACTTTCACTTGTGGAGAAGGTTGGTAAACCAATATTATTGGAACTTTTACCTGAAAGAAAGCACTATTGGATAGCTAAAATGGATTTTGCGGCGATAGATTATCTTGGAAGGCCCATAGAGAATCCAACAGTCCAAATAGATGTTGAGAGTGGGGAGAGATTTGATATAACATTTCTCGAAGAAGATGGGGCTGATAGAAATCCTATAATACTCCATTGCAGCCCTACTGGGAGTATAGAGAGAGTAATATGTAGTTTGTTGGAGAAGGCTGCGATTGAAATGGAAAAGAGGCCTCCAATGTTTCCTGTGTGGCTTTCACCAACTCAAGTTAGGATAATAGCAGTTGCAGAGAGGCATGTTGACTATTCAATGAAGATCGCTGATAAGATAAGGGATGAGGGTATCAGGGTTGATGTGGATGATAGGCCAGAGAGTGTTGGTAAAAAAATCAGGGATGCGGCCAAGGAGTGGATACCGTATGTTATAGTTGTGGGTGACAGAGAACTTGAAAGTGCTGAATTTTCAGTGAATATTAGGAAAACTGGTGCGAAAGAGATTTTCAAGTTGGGAGATTTTATTTCCATGGTGAAAAATGAAGTAAAGGGGATGCCTTTCAGGCCACTTACGTTACCTGTGAGGGTTTCTGAGAGAATCAATTTCTGA
- a CDS encoding ParA family protein, with translation MGEIISIINQKGGCGKTTTAVNLSSALAILGKKVLIVDIDPQANATTGFGVNKAELNSTIYSVISGEAKIEDTIHETMIPNLYIIPSNLALSGAEVELTSQIGYHTILKEAIDPIKRDFDYIFIDAPPSLGILTLNALVAGDSIIIPIQAEYYALEGMADLLKTMKLVESRLKSPCPIKGILLTLYDGRTRLGREVYQEIKNFFSPQEYIFKTIIPRNIRLAEAPSHGKPCIIYDKDCKGSQAYLKLAEELIEMEDEK, from the coding sequence ATGGGTGAAATAATATCCATTATAAACCAAAAAGGAGGTTGTGGTAAAACAACCACAGCAGTAAATTTATCAAGTGCACTCGCAATTTTGGGCAAAAAAGTTCTAATAGTTGATATAGACCCCCAAGCAAATGCAACAACAGGTTTTGGAGTCAACAAGGCAGAATTAAATTCGACAATATACTCTGTTATAAGCGGAGAAGCAAAAATAGAAGATACGATACATGAGACAATGATACCCAACTTGTATATTATCCCAAGCAACCTTGCCCTCAGCGGCGCGGAAGTGGAACTCACCAGCCAAATAGGCTATCACACCATACTCAAGGAAGCTATAGACCCCATCAAAAGAGATTTTGATTACATATTCATTGACGCCCCACCATCCCTTGGAATACTAACATTAAACGCCCTTGTTGCAGGCGATAGCATTATAATACCAATACAAGCAGAATATTACGCCCTTGAGGGCATGGCTGACCTCCTTAAAACCATGAAATTGGTTGAAAGCCGCTTAAAAAGCCCATGCCCAATAAAAGGCATACTGTTAACACTCTATGATGGAAGAACCCGACTTGGAAGGGAAGTTTACCAAGAAATTAAAAATTTCTTCTCTCCGCAAGAATACATCTTCAAAACAATAATACCAAGAAACATTCGCTTAGCAGAAGCCCCAAGTCATGGAAAACCATGCATAATTTATGACAAAGACTGTAAAGGTTCCCAAGCATACCTTAAGTTAGCAGAGGAACTGATCGAGATGGAGGACGAGAAATGA
- a CDS encoding radical SAM protein gives MLERKRKLQILSDSAQFDLCDYSADEKQRNVNLPGIYYSSMKGCKVPLFKVLLSNKCYNDCKYCLNCSKREFTRIELEPDELSKVFMDYYEKRYVKGLFLSSATIDDVDNTMEKLVEVVRILRHDKGYDGYIHLKILPGTSKELIKRAMELSNRVSINIETATADGLSALSSTKDYKIDIIRRMKWIKKIHDKNPDLTPSGQSTQFIVGAVEETDQEILKRISWLYDKLNIKRTYFSSFQALDGTPLEDKPEPDPRRSIRLYQADALVKSYNFKLSEFEFNEGFLDLEMDPKYVAALKSDLFPLNINTATYDELIRVPGIGPISAKRIISKRRKSRINSLDELKGMGVWVKRAGKFLYIDGYQSNLDNFQ, from the coding sequence ATGTTAGAGCGCAAAAGAAAATTGCAAATATTAAGTGATTCTGCACAATTTGACCTATGCGATTATAGTGCAGATGAAAAGCAAAGAAATGTAAATCTTCCTGGAATATATTATAGTAGTATGAAAGGTTGTAAGGTTCCCTTATTCAAGGTTCTGCTTAGTAATAAATGCTACAACGATTGTAAATATTGTTTAAATTGTAGTAAACGGGAATTCACGCGCATTGAACTAGAACCGGATGAATTATCCAAGGTTTTCATGGATTATTATGAAAAAAGGTACGTGAAAGGTTTATTCTTAAGTTCGGCCACGATAGATGATGTTGATAATACCATGGAGAAACTCGTTGAAGTGGTGAGGATTCTACGCCATGATAAAGGATATGATGGTTACATACACCTTAAAATTTTGCCGGGAACTTCGAAGGAACTGATTAAAAGAGCCATGGAACTGTCAAATAGGGTGAGTATCAACATTGAAACAGCAACAGCAGATGGACTTTCAGCCCTTTCATCAACCAAGGACTATAAAATAGATATTATAAGGAGAATGAAATGGATAAAGAAAATCCATGACAAGAACCCTGATCTCACCCCTTCTGGTCAAAGCACCCAATTCATTGTAGGCGCGGTTGAAGAAACCGACCAGGAAATTCTGAAGAGGATATCATGGCTTTATGATAAATTAAATATTAAAAGAACATATTTCAGCAGCTTCCAAGCATTGGATGGCACTCCATTAGAGGATAAACCAGAACCCGATCCCAGACGTTCAATACGTTTATATCAAGCTGATGCATTGGTAAAATCTTATAATTTTAAATTAAGTGAATTTGAATTCAATGAAGGGTTTTTAGACTTGGAAATGGATCCAAAGTATGTGGCAGCGCTCAAAAGTGACCTGTTCCCATTAAATATTAACACTGCTACTTACGATGAACTTATACGAGTACCTGGTATCGGCCCTATATCAGCAAAGAGGATAATCTCAAAAAGGAGGAAAAGCAGAATAAATAGTCTAGATGAACTTAAGGGAATGGGTGTATGGGTTAAACGTGCTGGAAAATTCTTGTACATTGATGGTTATCAAAGCAACTTAGATAACTTTCAATAA